TCACCGCCAGCACGTCCGCCGCCGCCAGCACCTCCGGGAACTCCGCGTCCTCCACGGGCGGCAGGAACTCCAGGTTCGGCACGCCCGCCGCGAGCCGCCCCAGCGCCTCCCGCTGGTTGCCGTCGCCCATCAGCACCACCCGCACCCCCGGATCGAGCCGGGCCGCGCCGACCAGCACCTCCAGGCCCTGCTTGAGGCCCATGTTCCCGGAGTGCAGCACCACCGTGTCGTCCGGCGCCCAGCCCAGCCGCAGCCGCGTCTCCCCACGCGGCCGCGAAGGCGCCGCCACATGCGACCAGTTGGGCACCACCCGGATCCACCCTGGCGGCACACCCAGCGCGGTCACCCGCGCGGTGAACGTCTCGTGGATGACCCCGACCAGCGTGGCCCGGCCCAGCACGTACGCCTCCACGCGCGCCGCCGCCGCAGCAGCCCGGTCACCGCCCTCTATGCCGCTCTGCGCGGCCGCCGCCCCCATCAGATCCTGCACGACCGGGACGAACGGCACCCGCCAGCGCGCCGCGAGCCGCGCCGCGACCACACCCCCGGCGAGGCTGGGCAGTTGGGCCACCACCGCGTCCGGCCGGGGCATCCGGGGCGGCGCCGCCAGCTGGTGCGCCAGCAGCGAACCCTCGAACAGCGCGCGCCGCACCGCCGTCTGGCGGCTCGGCACCGTGTGGCGCCTGCGGTGCACGGTCACACCCCCGCGCACCTCCGTGCGCCGCCACGCGCCCCGGTACGCCGGATCGACGGACCAGGACGGATAGTGCGGCATCCCCGCCAGCACGTGCGTCTCATGGCCGCGCGCCGCCCAGTGCTCGGCGACCTGCGTCGCGTACGGGCCGATCCCCGTGTGCTCCGGCGCGTAGTTGGTGGACACCAGCAGCAGGCGCCGCCGCCGTGCTTCCCCGTCCCGGCCGGTCCCGTCCGCGTCCCCCATGCGAAGCCCCCCTCAGACGAACGATCGCTCGCCGCACCCTAATCGTTCACCTGTCCCCCGCGAAGTGTGCGCGGTACTGTCACCCGGGACGAGCCCAGACACGGGGGGCGGACCGTTCCAGAGGGGGGCAAGCGAGTCATGTCGGAGCGCAAACCATACCGGGTGGGATACGCACCGGGGGCCTACGATCTTTTCCACATAGGCCACTTGAACATCCTGCGGCACGCCCGGCAGCAGTGCGACTACCTCGTCGCGGGCGTCGTCTCGGACGAGATGGCGGAGCGCGCCAAGGGCCACCGCCCCGTCATCCCGCTCATCGAACGGCTGGAGATCGTCCGCAACATCAAGTACGTGGACGCCGCGTTCGTCGAGACCGTCCCCGACAAGCTGGAGACGTGGAAGCAGGTCCGGTTCGACGTCCTGTTCAAGGGCGACGACTGGCGCGGCACCCCGCGCGGCGACCGGCTGGAGAAGGACTTCGCGACCGTGGGCGTGGACGTCGTCTACTTCCCGTACACGGTGCACACGTCCAGCACCCAGCTGCGCCGCGCCCTCGACGCCCTCAGCGGGCCGCCGGTTGCCGCCCCGCAGGGTGAGCAGCGGGGCGGCTGAGCTCCCGGAACCACTTCGCCAGGAACAGCGGCAGGTACAGCACGGCGGCGGCGCCCAGCAGCCCGTACCCCCACAGGAACAGCGGCCCGCCGCCCAGCAGCAGGAACACCAGGCAGAACACGCCGTGGTCCACGGGCAGCAACGCCACCGCGCGCAGCGTCGAGGGGGCGGGCGCGGCGGCTCCGGGCGCGGCCTTCCGCTTCAGCTGCTCGGTGAGCAGCCCGCCGAAGAACGTCACGATCGAGGCGAGCAGGAACACCAGCGGCACCAGCAGCAGCACGTCCGACCCGGTGCCGAAGTGGCCGGGGTGCCGGTAGAACGCGACCAGCACGGCCGAGTGCAGCGCGGTCGTCTTGGCGCAGTCCACCACATGGTCCAGCCACTCCCCCGCCGGGCTGCCGCCGCCGCGCAGCCGCGCGAGCTGCCCGTCCGCCGAGTCGAAGGCGAAACCGACCGCGAGCGCCAGCCACACCAGCGCCCCCGCCCACCAGGAGGGCGCCGCCAGCGCCAGCACCGCGATCCCGCCGAAGCCGAACAGGGCGCTGACGAGCGTGACCTGGTTGGGCGTGAGCCCCACGACGTACGACCCGGCCGCGAGGACCCGGCCCGCCGGGCGGTTCACGAACCGCGAGTACAGCGACACCCCCTTCGCCGACTTCTGCGCCCCGGCCAGCCGCCGCAGCGCCTCGCCCCCCGACATCCGCGCCGCCGTCCCGCTCGCCGTCCCGGCCATCGCCACCCCCTGGTCCATGAGACCGCTCATGATGACAGCCCACCCGGCCCCGGACACCCCGTTCCCCCCAGGATCAAGCCGCCCCGGGGGCCCGCCCCCCGCCCCCGCCCCCCGTCCCTCGCCCTCAACCCTCACCCCCCATGGCCGCTCCACGGCACCCGCCCCGCTCACCGACGCCCGCCCCGCTCACCGACGCCCGCCCCGCTCACCGGCACCTCGCCCCGCTCACCGGCACCCCGCCCCACCCACCTGCACCCGCCCCACTCAGGGCCCCGCCCCCCACTCCGCGACCGGACGCCCCGGTCAGCGGGCCGCCGCAGGGGACTTCCGGGCCGACTCCGGTATGGGGGCGTCCTCCCGTATCGCCTTCCACAACGTGCCCGCCTGCGGCTCTGCGGGGACGACCCGGTTGGGGTCGGCCTTGTCGTACGAGACGGGCAGCATGATCGTGTCCATCGCGACCGGGTCGATCCCGCGCATGCTCCGTCCGAAGTCCACCAGCGCGGGGAGCGAGGCGAGCTCGGAGTCGGTGGTCAGCGACTTGGTCAGGGACGCGGCGATGCGGAACGTCTTCGCCGGGCTGCCGAGCAGGTCCTGCCGCTGCACCTCGCGCAGCAGCGCCATCAGGAACTGCTGCTGGAGACCGATGCGCCCCAGGTCGCTGCCGTCGCGGTACCCGTACCGGGTGCGGACGAACTTCAGCGAGTCGGTGCCGTCCAGCCGGTGCGTGCCGGGCTCCAGGGTGAAGCCGCCCTTCGTGTCCCGTATCGGCTCGCGGACCTCGACGGTCACCCCGCCCAGGTCGTCCACCAGGTCCTTGAAGCCGGCGAAGTCGATCTCCATGAAGTGGTCGATGCGGACGCCCGACATCTGCTCGACCGTCTTCACGACGCAGGGCGCGCCGCCCGTGCCGTACACGGAGTTGAACATCACGCGCGTGGCGGGCGCGGTCTCGCCGCCGTCCGGCTTCGCGCAGGCCGGGCGGTCCACGAGCGTGTCGCGGGGTATGGACACGGCGACGGCCTTCGTACGGTTCTCCGACACGTGCACCACCAGCGCCGTGTCCGACCGGGCCCCGCTCACGGCGCCGCCGTCGAGCGCCGCGTTGTCCCCGGCGCGCGAGTCGGAGCCCAGGACCAGCAGGTTCGTCGCGC
This genomic window from Streptomyces thermolilacinus SPC6 contains:
- a CDS encoding adenylyltransferase/cytidyltransferase family protein yields the protein MSERKPYRVGYAPGAYDLFHIGHLNILRHARQQCDYLVAGVVSDEMAERAKGHRPVIPLIERLEIVRNIKYVDAAFVETVPDKLETWKQVRFDVLFKGDDWRGTPRGDRLEKDFATVGVDVVYFPYTVHTSSTQLRRALDALSGPPVAAPQGEQRGG
- a CDS encoding glycosyltransferase family 4 protein, with product MGDADGTGRDGEARRRRLLLVSTNYAPEHTGIGPYATQVAEHWAARGHETHVLAGMPHYPSWSVDPAYRGAWRRTEVRGGVTVHRRRHTVPSRQTAVRRALFEGSLLAHQLAAPPRMPRPDAVVAQLPSLAGGVVAARLAARWRVPFVPVVQDLMGAAAAQSGIEGGDRAAAAAARVEAYVLGRATLVGVIHETFTARVTALGVPPGWIRVVPNWSHVAAPSRPRGETRLRLGWAPDDTVVLHSGNMGLKQGLEVLVGAARLDPGVRVVLMGDGNQREALGRLAAGVPNLEFLPPVEDAEFPEVLAAADVLAVTQRASVLDMSVPSKLTSYFAAGRPVVASVADGGGTAQEVRRSGAGVLVPPEDPGALLEAVRKLAADPEAADALGAEGPRHVAAHLSRAAGLARYDALLDEVLAGTGVKGASGDGGAGVEGAER
- a CDS encoding CDP-alcohol phosphatidyltransferase family protein, with product MAGTASGTAARMSGGEALRRLAGAQKSAKGVSLYSRFVNRPAGRVLAAGSYVVGLTPNQVTLVSALFGFGGIAVLALAAPSWWAGALVWLALAVGFAFDSADGQLARLRGGGSPAGEWLDHVVDCAKTTALHSAVLVAFYRHPGHFGTGSDVLLLVPLVFLLASIVTFFGGLLTEQLKRKAAPGAAAPAPSTLRAVALLPVDHGVFCLVFLLLGGGPLFLWGYGLLGAAAVLYLPLFLAKWFRELSRPAAHPAGRQPAAR
- a CDS encoding LCP family protein, with the protein product MAGRSEPVAGADDANGANAVGADTGGAGTDAEGAESGAGGAPRRRRVWRWVGGGCAVLLLAAAGGGWWAYSSLDGNIKGVDIGKALGDDRPRKAPSALGATNLLVLGSDSRAGDNAALDGGAVSGARSDTALVVHVSENRTKAVAVSIPRDTLVDRPACAKPDGGETAPATRVMFNSVYGTGGAPCVVKTVEQMSGVRIDHFMEIDFAGFKDLVDDLGGVTVEVREPIRDTKGGFTLEPGTHRLDGTDSLKFVRTRYGYRDGSDLGRIGLQQQFLMALLREVQRQDLLGSPAKTFRIAASLTKSLTTDSELASLPALVDFGRSMRGIDPVAMDTIMLPVSYDKADPNRVVPAEPQAGTLWKAIREDAPIPESARKSPAAAR